A genomic region of Burkholderiales bacterium contains the following coding sequences:
- a CDS encoding type II toxin-antitoxin system HicA family toxin, translating into MPSLPVVSGAEVVRALQHLGFVVTRQRGSHIVLRKGSQGCV; encoded by the coding sequence ATGCCTAGCCTGCCCGTCGTTTCGGGTGCTGAGGTCGTTCGTGCTTTGCAACATCTCGGCTTCGTCGTAACTCGTCAGCGCGGCAGCCATATCGTCCTTCGTAAGGGCTCGCAGGGTTGCGT